A part of Tigriopus californicus strain San Diego chromosome 10, Tcal_SD_v2.1, whole genome shotgun sequence genomic DNA contains:
- the LOC131887548 gene encoding asparagine synthetase domain-containing protein 1-like isoform X1 has product MCGILCYTDHDQGQGGPTSNPTVNGPRLDLSGTQALLAHRGPDGQNAVKLACPHQPVVCHFYATLLWLRGRQPVLQPRLDPTRSHVWLWNGDVFGGLPPVPAHENDTQVILARLQASDKGNQIADEHVPDVLGQIQGPFAFVYWRVASGKIWFGRDPLGRHSLLMGRDPRRLFLSSVVDPSEVDAFELPALGIYQLDLAASLGQPASIQIHAWRPDAGATAAHLDARFVLAERTLTSTVSLTSVVSTHTPPGFLPADVDPGSPSVGPHVLAEYLRFYQTTYVEPLESHLSASIRIRAQAQPAQCHRCRQSQPRPSKCVCARVGVLFSGGLDSVLITALLCQVLPIEQSIDLMNVAFQKSDSPGQPGFLVPDRLTGLQALQELQELYPTRRFNFVPVDVTKAELMAMREKRLKKLLYPLTSVLDDSIGCALWFAARGSTTARVLLLGMGADEQFGGYSRHRVRYQREGLSGLQNEMDMELARISERNLGRDNRILSDHGIAARMPFLDENLVNFLASSVPIAVRTRLDMPRGLGDKILLRALAWKLGLRQTALEPKRAIQFGSRIAKLENAKEKGSDKAHRTS; this is encoded by the exons ATGTGTGGCATCTTGTGCTATACCGACCACGATCAGGGCCAGGGAGGACCCACCTCGAACCCCACTGTGAATGGCCCCCGCCTTGACTTGTCGGGCACGCAAGCCCTCTTGGCCCACCGCGGACCTGACGGTCAAAACGCCGTGAAGCTAGCCTGCCCGCACCAGCCCGTGGTGTGCCACTTCTATGCCACCTTGCTCTGGTTGAGAGGCCGCCAGCCCGTGCTTCAGCCCCGTCTGGACCCCACCCGAAGCCACGTGTGGTTATGGAATGGCGATGTGTTTGGCGGCCTGCCCCCCGTGCCCGCCCACGAGAACGATACCCAAGTCATTCTGGCGCGGCTCCAGGCCTCGGACAAGGGCAACCAGATTGCGGATGAGCACGTGCCCGATGTACTGGGCCAGATCCAGGGACCGTTTGCCTTCGTGTATTGGCGGGTGGCGTCGGGCAAGATCTGGTTCGGACGCGATCCCTTGGGGCGGCATAGCTTATTGATGGGACGGGATCCCCGGCGCTTGTTCTTGAGTTCCGTGGTGGATCCGTCCGAGGTGGACGCCTTCGAGCTGCCCGCCCTGGGCATCTACCAGCTGGATCTAGCAGCCTCATTGGGCCAGCCCGCTTCCATCCAAATTCATGCTTGGCGACCGGATGCTGGCGCCACCGCGGCCCATTTAGACGCTCGCTTCGTCCTGGCTGAGCGCACGCTCACCTCGACCGTTTCGTTGACGAGCGTGGTTTCCACCCATACACCGCCCGGTTTTCTACCCGCCGATGTGGACCCAGGCTCGCCTTCGGTTGGGCCTCACGTCTTGGCCGAGTATTTACGCTTCTATCAGACTACCTACGTAGAGCCTTTGGAATCCCATTTGTCCGCATCCATTCGCATCCGGGCTCAAGCGCAACCCGCTCAGTGCCACCGGTGTCGCCAGTCCCAGCCCCGTCCCTCGAAATGCGTGTGCGCCCGTGTAGGCGTGCTCTTCTCGGGCGGCTTGGACTCGGTGCTGATAACCGCTCTACTCTGCCAAGTCCTCCCCATAGAACAGAGCATTGATCTCATGAATGTGGCTTTTCAAAAGTCCGATTCGCCAGGCCAGCCCGGCTTTCTCGTGCCCGACCGTCTCACCGGGCTGCAAGCCTTACAAGAACTCCAG GAACTATACCCGACCCGACGGTTCAATTTCGTGCCCGTTGATGTGACGAAAGCGGAGCTGATGGCCATGCGGGAGAAACGCCTTAAGAAGCTACTCTATCCCTTGACCTCTGTGCTGGACGACAGTATTGGTTGCGCCCTTTGGTTCGCTGCCCGTGGGTCCACTACGGCGAGAGTGCTCTTACTAG GTATGGGAGCGGATGAGCAGTTCGGAGGATATTCCCGTCACCGAGTCCGATATCAAAGAGAAGGCTTATCAGGACTTCAAAACGAGATGGACATGGAACTGGCGCGGATCTCGGAGCGGAACTTGGGGCGTGACAATCGAATATTGTCGGATCACGGGATTGCCGCGCGGATGCCGTTCCTGGATGAAAACTTGGTCAATTTCCTCGCTTCTTCCGTTCCCATTGCTGTCCGG ACACGCCTGGACATGCCTCGTGGCTTGGGCGACAAGATCCTGCTGCGCGCATTGGCCTGGAAACTAGGCCTACGTCAAACTGCCCTGGAACCCAAGCGAGCCATTCAATTTGGATCGCggattgctaaactggagaATGCGAAAGAGAAGGGATCGGACAAGGCACACCGAACATcatga
- the LOC131887548 gene encoding asparagine synthetase domain-containing protein 1-like isoform X2, producing the protein MSIVCSTSVDRRKVHAQCTRSTVTQPHARPRRWLRETFVTGLGLLRSMCGILCYTDHDQGQGGPTSNPTVNGPRLDLSGTQALLAHRGPDGQNAVKLACPHQPVVCHFYATLLWLRGRQPVLQPRLDPTRSHVWLWNGDVFGGLPPVPAHENDTQVILARLQASDKGNQIADEHVPDVLGQIQGPFAFVYWRVASGKIWFGRDPLGRHSLLMGRDPRRLFLSSVVDPSEVDAFELPALGIYQLDLAASLGQPASIQIHAWRPDAGATAAHLDARFVLAERTLTSTVSLTSVVSTHTPPGFLPADVDPGSPSVGPHVLAEYLRFYQTTYVEPLESHLSASIRIRAQAQPAQCHRCRQSQPRPSKCVCARVGVLFSGGLDSVLITALLCQVLPIEQSIDLMNVAFQKSDSPGQPGFLVPDRLTGLQALQELQELYPTRRFNFVPVDVTKAELMAMREKRLKKLLYPLTSVLDDSIGCALWFAARGSTTARVLLLVRYGSG; encoded by the exons ATGTCCATTGTTTGTAGTACATCTGTGGATAGAAGGAAGGTACACGCACAATGTACTCGTTCTACAGTCACACAACCTCATGCCCGGCCACGTCGTTGGCTCCGAGAAACCTTCGTTACCGGCCTCGGATTGCTCAGGAGCATGTGTGGCATCTTGTGCTATACCGACCACGATCAGGGCCAGGGAGGACCCACCTCGAACCCCACTGTGAATGGCCCCCGCCTTGACTTGTCGGGCACGCAAGCCCTCTTGGCCCACCGCGGACCTGACGGTCAAAACGCCGTGAAGCTAGCCTGCCCGCACCAGCCCGTGGTGTGCCACTTCTATGCCACCTTGCTCTGGTTGAGAGGCCGCCAGCCCGTGCTTCAGCCCCGTCTGGACCCCACCCGAAGCCACGTGTGGTTATGGAATGGCGATGTGTTTGGCGGCCTGCCCCCCGTGCCCGCCCACGAGAACGATACCCAAGTCATTCTGGCGCGGCTCCAGGCCTCGGACAAGGGCAACCAGATTGCGGATGAGCACGTGCCCGATGTACTGGGCCAGATCCAGGGACCGTTTGCCTTCGTGTATTGGCGGGTGGCGTCGGGCAAGATCTGGTTCGGACGCGATCCCTTGGGGCGGCATAGCTTATTGATGGGACGGGATCCCCGGCGCTTGTTCTTGAGTTCCGTGGTGGATCCGTCCGAGGTGGACGCCTTCGAGCTGCCCGCCCTGGGCATCTACCAGCTGGATCTAGCAGCCTCATTGGGCCAGCCCGCTTCCATCCAAATTCATGCTTGGCGACCGGATGCTGGCGCCACCGCGGCCCATTTAGACGCTCGCTTCGTCCTGGCTGAGCGCACGCTCACCTCGACCGTTTCGTTGACGAGCGTGGTTTCCACCCATACACCGCCCGGTTTTCTACCCGCCGATGTGGACCCAGGCTCGCCTTCGGTTGGGCCTCACGTCTTGGCCGAGTATTTACGCTTCTATCAGACTACCTACGTAGAGCCTTTGGAATCCCATTTGTCCGCATCCATTCGCATCCGGGCTCAAGCGCAACCCGCTCAGTGCCACCGGTGTCGCCAGTCCCAGCCCCGTCCCTCGAAATGCGTGTGCGCCCGTGTAGGCGTGCTCTTCTCGGGCGGCTTGGACTCGGTGCTGATAACCGCTCTACTCTGCCAAGTCCTCCCCATAGAACAGAGCATTGATCTCATGAATGTGGCTTTTCAAAAGTCCGATTCGCCAGGCCAGCCCGGCTTTCTCGTGCCCGACCGTCTCACCGGGCTGCAAGCCTTACAAGAACTCCAG GAACTATACCCGACCCGACGGTTCAATTTCGTGCCCGTTGATGTGACGAAAGCGGAGCTGATGGCCATGCGGGAGAAACGCCTTAAGAAGCTACTCTATCCCTTGACCTCTGTGCTGGACGACAGTATTGGTTGCGCCCTTTGGTTCGCTGCCCGTGGGTCCACTACGGCGAGAGTGCTCTTACTAG TTAGGTATGGGAGCGGATGA